In Labrys wisconsinensis, a single genomic region encodes these proteins:
- a CDS encoding SDR family NAD(P)-dependent oxidoreductase — protein MTGAGGGLGRDIALGLAAKGYIVFGTAMSAAEVGDLKAASGGRVSLTVCDMTREQAVKAWAGGVSDALGNAGLDLLINNAGILTPGPIEVLPLDAIRREFEVNVFGALSVMNAYLPALRKARGRIVQVSTWTASVPLPFNGPSGASKAAMEVFSAVYRAELKRFGIDVVVAAAGNMRTGGPAKTAAALARIADGMTPEHRALYADAFGTFATTLNGMQAGGLDSVAAAARVIELAEQVPAPSRAPVGPDADAMLRAAREKSDAELDALRLEIVGLS, from the coding sequence GTGACCGGCGCCGGCGGCGGCCTCGGCCGCGATATCGCGCTCGGGCTCGCGGCCAAAGGCTATATCGTGTTCGGCACGGCCATGTCCGCCGCGGAAGTCGGGGATCTGAAGGCCGCCTCCGGCGGGCGCGTCAGCCTGACCGTCTGCGACATGACCAGGGAACAGGCCGTGAAGGCCTGGGCCGGCGGCGTGTCCGACGCGCTCGGCAATGCCGGCCTCGACCTCCTCATCAACAATGCCGGCATCCTGACCCCGGGACCCATCGAGGTTCTGCCGCTCGACGCCATCCGGCGCGAATTCGAGGTCAATGTGTTCGGCGCGCTCTCGGTCATGAACGCCTATCTGCCGGCGCTGCGGAAGGCCCGTGGCCGCATCGTCCAGGTCAGCACCTGGACGGCCAGCGTGCCGCTGCCCTTCAACGGGCCATCGGGCGCCTCGAAGGCGGCCATGGAGGTGTTCTCGGCCGTCTATCGCGCCGAGCTGAAGCGGTTCGGCATCGACGTCGTGGTGGCCGCGGCCGGAAACATGAGAACCGGCGGCCCGGCGAAGACGGCGGCGGCTCTCGCCCGCATTGCCGACGGCATGACGCCTGAACACCGCGCGTTGTACGCGGACGCGTTCGGAACCTTTGCCACCACCCTCAACGGCATGCAGGCGGGCGGGCTCGACTCCGTCGCGGCGGCCGCGCGCGTGATCGAGCTCGCCGAGCAGGTGCCCGCGCCCAGCCGCGCGCCGGTCGGCCCGGACGCCGACGCGATGCTTCGGGCCGCCCGCGAGAAATCCGACGCCGAACTGGATGCGCTGCGCCTCGAGATCGTCGGCCTGAGCTAG
- a CDS encoding nuclear transport factor 2 family protein: MIELVDTSDTRAVRNKDNVLEFYDLVINQKKSEEFVGRFMTPGYVQHNPLIADGAEALGQFFGGITRDRAEARVIVHKIIAVGDYVFAHVNFLNLFNDDPADTGIAGVDIYRMDAEGKAIEHWDTLQVVGTPENAAPWLAPDIPRANPHGMF, encoded by the coding sequence ATGATCGAGCTCGTCGACACCAGCGACACCCGTGCCGTCCGCAACAAGGACAACGTCCTTGAGTTCTATGATCTGGTGATCAACCAGAAGAAGTCGGAGGAATTCGTGGGCCGGTTCATGACCCCCGGATATGTCCAGCACAATCCGCTCATCGCGGACGGCGCGGAAGCGCTGGGACAGTTCTTCGGTGGAATCACCAGGGACCGCGCTGAGGCTCGCGTCATCGTCCATAAGATCATCGCCGTCGGCGACTATGTCTTCGCCCACGTGAATTTCCTGAATCTCTTCAACGACGACCCAGCGGATACCGGGATCGCCGGCGTCGACATCTACAGGATGGATGCGGAGGGAAAGGCGATCGAGCATTGGGACACATTGCAGGTCGTCGGCACCCCTGAAAACGCGGCCCCATGGCTCGCGCCGGATATCCCGCGCGCCAATCCGCACGGGATGTTCTGA